A window of the Isosphaera pallida ATCC 43644 genome harbors these coding sequences:
- a CDS encoding DUF5682 family protein, whose protein sequence is MSWTIPVFGVRHLSPGGAWHVVRFLDQLRPYVVLIEGIADANDLIPDLTHSVTRPPVAILAYTDAVPVRTIVTPFASYSPEYQAMRWAVENNARVEFIDLPSDIVLGLQEADIQRQLSRIRADNPANGSPQPLGGRQPQSDPDDEGTHDPVAWRPEPRRSIYDRVAQAMGESSYDDYWERHFEQNLNDEAYRLAALELGKALRDEPDPTPWRAENLVREAYMRRRIEETLADQVPPDKIVAVVGAFHAPVLTGDHPAMTDDELKSLPRRSSKLTLMPYSYFRLSSQSGYGAGNRAPAYFEMMWDLLNSGGLDHLPARYLTEVVRRLRQSGTHRSTAEVIEGVRLARTLAALKGGSAPILADLRDAAVTIMGHGEASSVAEALMNVDVGTAIGHLPKGVGRTSIQEDFERMLTRLRLDKYKTTVAQVLELDLRENRQVKSAEAAYLDLNRSTFLHRLRVLGVGFAEPVRSTQRDATWKEVWKVQWSPESEISLVEAVLMGETVELATASKIKSQLEECQEIAQAADLVNDACLCGLHGSLDHARSRLQELAAVSSDFGSIARAAAELSQVIRYGDVRKFDATSLLPLMEALFVQGALALPSSANCDQQAAQTLMPAIDALNRVALDHHDRVEVELWLSQLQALSDADDRNPTLSGYAYAVLLERGLIPNDQLAREVSRRLSPGVPADLGAGWFEGLAQRNRAALLARQALWAELADYVNTLDPDQFKRALVFLRRAFGSFSPHQKRIICENLGELWGLNPDLAAETLETPLTEAEQQALSELNELDFDDL, encoded by the coding sequence GTGAGTTGGACCATCCCGGTGTTCGGGGTGCGCCACCTTTCGCCCGGTGGCGCGTGGCATGTGGTCCGTTTTCTCGATCAACTCCGGCCTTACGTCGTGCTGATCGAAGGAATCGCCGACGCCAACGACCTCATCCCCGACCTGACCCATTCGGTCACCCGACCCCCCGTGGCGATCCTCGCCTACACCGACGCCGTCCCGGTCCGCACCATCGTCACCCCGTTCGCTTCCTACAGCCCCGAATATCAAGCGATGCGTTGGGCTGTTGAAAACAACGCCCGCGTCGAATTCATCGACCTCCCCTCCGACATTGTTCTTGGACTCCAGGAAGCCGACATTCAGCGGCAACTAAGCCGAATTCGGGCGGACAACCCTGCCAACGGTTCCCCTCAACCTCTCGGCGGAAGGCAACCCCAAAGCGATCCCGACGACGAGGGAACCCATGACCCCGTCGCTTGGCGTCCCGAACCCCGCCGCTCAATCTACGACCGCGTGGCCCAAGCGATGGGCGAATCCTCTTATGACGACTATTGGGAACGCCACTTTGAACAAAATCTCAATGACGAAGCCTATCGCCTCGCCGCCCTTGAACTGGGCAAGGCGTTGCGTGACGAACCGGACCCAACCCCCTGGCGGGCTGAAAACCTGGTGCGCGAAGCCTATATGAGGCGTCGCATCGAGGAAACCCTGGCCGACCAAGTTCCGCCCGACAAGATCGTGGCGGTGGTGGGAGCTTTCCATGCGCCGGTTCTCACTGGCGATCATCCGGCGATGACCGACGACGAACTCAAGTCGCTGCCCCGCCGCTCTAGCAAATTGACCTTGATGCCTTATTCTTATTTCCGTCTTTCTTCGCAATCGGGCTACGGCGCGGGAAATCGAGCCCCCGCCTACTTCGAGATGATGTGGGATCTGCTCAACTCCGGCGGCCTCGATCATCTGCCGGCTCGTTATCTGACCGAAGTGGTCCGCCGCCTTCGCCAAAGTGGCACCCACCGCTCCACCGCCGAAGTGATCGAAGGGGTCCGCCTGGCCCGTACCCTCGCCGCGCTCAAGGGCGGCTCCGCGCCGATTTTGGCCGACCTGCGCGACGCCGCCGTGACCATAATGGGTCACGGCGAAGCCTCGTCGGTGGCCGAAGCGCTCATGAACGTCGATGTCGGTACGGCGATCGGTCATCTTCCCAAAGGGGTGGGCCGAACCTCGATCCAGGAGGACTTCGAACGTATGCTCACTCGTTTGAGGCTGGACAAATACAAAACCACCGTCGCCCAGGTGTTGGAACTCGACTTGCGAGAGAACCGCCAGGTCAAATCGGCCGAGGCGGCCTATCTCGACCTGAACCGCTCCACCTTTCTGCATCGCCTGCGGGTGCTGGGGGTCGGCTTCGCCGAGCCAGTCCGCTCAACCCAGCGGGACGCCACGTGGAAGGAGGTCTGGAAAGTCCAGTGGAGTCCTGAAAGCGAGATTTCATTGGTCGAAGCGGTCCTGATGGGCGAAACGGTCGAATTGGCGACCGCTTCCAAGATCAAGTCTCAGCTCGAGGAATGTCAGGAGATCGCCCAGGCGGCCGACCTGGTCAACGACGCCTGCCTGTGCGGACTTCACGGCTCGCTGGATCACGCTCGGTCGCGGCTTCAGGAACTCGCGGCAGTCAGTTCCGACTTCGGTTCAATCGCGCGCGCCGCGGCAGAGCTGAGTCAGGTGATTCGCTACGGCGACGTGCGCAAGTTCGACGCGACTTCGCTGCTCCCCCTCATGGAAGCCCTGTTCGTGCAGGGCGCATTGGCCTTGCCTTCCTCGGCCAATTGCGACCAGCAGGCCGCCCAAACCCTGATGCCCGCGATCGACGCGCTCAACCGAGTGGCGCTGGATCATCACGACCGGGTCGAGGTCGAATTGTGGTTAAGCCAACTGCAAGCGCTTTCGGACGCCGACGATCGCAACCCCACCCTTTCAGGCTACGCCTACGCGGTGCTGTTGGAACGGGGATTGATTCCCAACGACCAACTGGCCCGCGAGGTGTCTCGGCGTCTCTCGCCCGGCGTGCCCGCCGATCTGGGGGCCGGCTGGTTCGAGGGCTTGGCTCAACGCAACCGCGCGGCGCTGCTGGCGCGTCAGGCCCTCTGGGCCGAACTGGCCGACTATGTAAACACCCTCGACCCCGACCAGTTCAAGCGCGCCCTGGTGTTTTTGCGTCGCGCCTTTGGCAGCTTCTCGCCTCATCAAAAGCGGATAATCTGCGAAAACCTCGGTGAACTCTGGGGACTCAACCCCGACCTCGCCGC
- a CDS encoding ATP-binding protein — protein sequence MAKKKTDDHITHDESPAANSSANAATTTINPNGGILRAPAELLYAEELDALIKHDTYDRPPGWRMSARAVATYICGGKAGSLTISPKYLGHRRLVEIAIATLATDRALLLVGEPGTAKSWLSEHLAAAITGDSTLVVQGTAGTTEEQIRYTWNYAMLIARGPSHDALIKSPIFRAMETGTLARFEEITRCAAEVQDALISLLSEKRLSIPELLTEVPAVKGFSVIATANTRDRGVNDMSAALKRRFNTIVLPTPATLETEVAIVRKRVQELGTNLELKAAPPSEEAVTQVVTIFRELRSGQTLDGKNKLKTPSGVLSTAEAISVLANGMALAANFGNGEVTAHDLAAGLQGAIVKDEEKDQVVWSEYLNNVLKKRGSDWRALYNACVEQHS from the coding sequence ATGGCCAAAAAGAAGACCGACGACCACATCACCCACGACGAATCGCCTGCCGCCAACTCCTCGGCCAATGCCGCCACCACGACCATCAACCCCAACGGTGGGATCCTCCGCGCCCCGGCTGAATTACTCTACGCCGAGGAACTTGACGCGCTCATCAAGCATGACACGTATGACCGTCCTCCGGGTTGGCGGATGTCGGCCCGCGCAGTCGCCACCTACATTTGTGGCGGCAAGGCCGGATCGTTGACGATTTCCCCCAAATATCTCGGCCATCGCCGCCTCGTCGAAATCGCCATCGCCACCCTCGCCACCGACCGCGCCCTCCTGCTGGTCGGTGAGCCGGGTACCGCCAAGTCGTGGCTCTCCGAACACCTCGCCGCAGCCATCACCGGAGATAGTACCTTGGTCGTCCAGGGCACTGCCGGCACCACTGAGGAACAAATCCGCTACACCTGGAACTACGCGATGCTCATCGCGCGGGGCCCCAGTCATGACGCGCTCATCAAAAGCCCGATCTTCCGCGCGATGGAAACTGGCACCCTCGCTCGTTTCGAAGAGATCACTCGCTGCGCCGCTGAGGTCCAGGACGCTCTGATTTCGCTCCTGTCCGAAAAGCGATTGTCGATCCCTGAACTGCTCACCGAGGTGCCCGCCGTCAAGGGATTCTCGGTCATCGCCACCGCCAACACCCGCGATCGCGGGGTCAACGACATGTCAGCAGCGCTCAAACGACGCTTCAACACGATCGTGCTGCCCACCCCCGCGACTCTGGAAACTGAAGTGGCGATCGTCCGCAAACGGGTTCAGGAACTCGGCACCAACTTGGAGCTCAAGGCCGCTCCCCCCTCCGAGGAGGCCGTCACCCAAGTGGTGACCATCTTCCGCGAACTGCGCTCCGGCCAAACCCTGGATGGCAAGAATAAACTCAAGACCCCCTCCGGCGTCCTCTCGACCGCCGAGGCGATCTCGGTGTTGGCCAACGGCATGGCCCTAGCGGCCAACTTCGGCAACGGCGAGGTCACCGCCCACGATCTGGCCGCCGGCTTGCAGGGAGCAATTGTCAAGGATGAGGAGAAGGATCAGGTGGTCTGGTCCGAATACCTCAACAACGTCCTCAAGAAGCGGGGGTCGGACTGGCGCGCCCTTTACAACGCCTGCGTGGAGCAACACTCGTGA
- a CDS encoding HEAT repeat domain-containing protein — protein MSIAILNQVYDETKRLAVAGAMVAHGDFRLKKLIAPLELAGTQAPVLAKVADAARRVVEGEESQTAEALLDLAALVTAILFTQGTTGVEGQLEPIESIHLEQHGSIGIQASARTLKPLLDALTGTGSGRVAQIQEAHERGLFRDPRLVTPALKALDDPYAEIAEIMEKKVLPLYGKAIVPLLRADYDPQGKTVNARRLRLIHRLDPETARPLVLDALEHGSKEVKLAALACLGDGPDDLARLVEQARARNQEVRAAAFAGLVKHTDPVVPSLIQTALQSKDYQTVADIIQESKREDLVVFLIRQIQTDLDGLAQLDDKKEISARVERITHGLQALNDTGSTAAEQFLLNLFPKRDQWIKLKGTPYSGNDLCDAIIQAMATFSTATQTALAQAHAEFEADKLARCFKAGITSLSPARLFDLFSPYLTATTPEETKHPARKAKVNAKSNSAKALVILETLGGHRSGSWWDRHDEESLDDQFDPRWLDLALTHQHLGAVVRVGKIGHPGLDAFLATTFQETISTAKDPNALYLIVHALVTFRHPLATDAILATSEKMVTGKYQYYHIWWLPSLVAQLPKASLSRLEEMVPKLKGYTQQQWVEAIKELRARPWDPELDTPAQT, from the coding sequence ATGAGCATCGCCATTCTCAACCAGGTGTACGACGAAACCAAACGGCTGGCGGTGGCCGGGGCGATGGTGGCTCACGGCGATTTCCGACTCAAAAAGCTGATCGCGCCGTTGGAACTGGCCGGAACCCAAGCCCCGGTCCTCGCCAAGGTCGCCGACGCGGCCCGCCGGGTCGTTGAAGGCGAAGAGAGCCAAACCGCCGAGGCGCTGCTGGACCTCGCCGCGCTGGTGACCGCCATTTTGTTCACCCAGGGGACCACTGGGGTCGAGGGCCAACTTGAACCGATCGAGTCGATTCACCTGGAACAACATGGATCCATCGGTATTCAGGCCAGCGCTCGGACCCTCAAGCCGCTACTTGACGCCCTCACCGGCACTGGCTCGGGTCGGGTCGCCCAAATTCAGGAAGCCCACGAGCGTGGTCTGTTCCGCGACCCGCGGTTGGTCACCCCCGCCCTCAAGGCGCTCGACGATCCCTACGCCGAAATCGCCGAGATCATGGAGAAAAAAGTTCTGCCCCTCTACGGCAAGGCGATCGTGCCCCTCCTCAGGGCCGATTACGATCCCCAGGGGAAAACGGTCAACGCTCGTCGCTTGAGACTGATCCATCGACTCGACCCCGAGACCGCCCGCCCCCTCGTGTTGGACGCACTTGAACACGGAAGCAAGGAGGTCAAACTCGCCGCCCTCGCCTGCCTGGGCGACGGTCCCGATGATCTCGCCCGCTTGGTCGAGCAAGCCCGCGCCCGCAATCAAGAGGTCCGCGCCGCCGCCTTCGCCGGTCTGGTCAAGCATACCGACCCCGTAGTGCCCAGCCTGATCCAAACCGCGCTTCAGAGCAAGGACTACCAAACCGTCGCCGACATCATTCAAGAATCCAAACGCGAGGACCTCGTCGTTTTCCTGATCCGTCAAATCCAAACCGATCTCGACGGCCTGGCCCAACTCGACGACAAGAAGGAGATCAGCGCGCGCGTCGAACGAATCACCCATGGGCTTCAAGCACTCAACGACACTGGCTCAACCGCCGCCGAGCAGTTTTTGTTAAATCTGTTCCCGAAACGGGATCAGTGGATCAAACTCAAGGGCACGCCTTACTCGGGCAACGACTTGTGTGACGCCATCATCCAGGCGATGGCCACCTTCTCAACCGCGACCCAAACCGCACTCGCCCAGGCCCACGCCGAATTCGAGGCCGACAAGCTCGCCAGATGTTTCAAGGCAGGCATCACAAGCCTGTCTCCTGCGAGGCTCTTCGACCTGTTCTCCCCCTACCTGACCGCCACCACGCCTGAGGAAACCAAGCACCCCGCCCGCAAGGCCAAGGTCAACGCCAAATCCAACTCCGCCAAGGCGTTGGTCATTCTTGAAACGTTGGGCGGCCATCGCTCCGGTTCGTGGTGGGACCGCCATGATGAAGAGAGTTTGGATGACCAATTCGACCCGCGTTGGCTTGACCTCGCCTTGACCCACCAACACCTCGGGGCCGTCGTTCGGGTCGGCAAGATCGGCCACCCAGGACTCGACGCCTTCTTGGCAACCACGTTTCAAGAAACAATCTCGACCGCCAAAGACCCCAATGCTCTGTATCTGATCGTTCACGCGCTCGTGACGTTTCGACACCCGTTGGCCACCGACGCGATCCTCGCCACCAGCGAGAAAATGGTTACAGGCAAATATCAATATTATCATATTTGGTGGTTGCCATCTTTGGTCGCCCAGCTGCCTAAGGCGTCGCTGTCGCGTTTGGAGGAGATGGTCCCCAAGTTGAAGGGTTATACGCAACAGCAGTGGGTCGAGGCGATCAAGGAGCTTCGCGCCCGCCCGTGGGATCCCGAGCTCGACACGCCCGCCCAAACCTAA
- a CDS encoding SWIM zinc finger family protein: MITIDEAFVNSSAPNPDTSQNGRSLVLKGQFVTLNITEDRTLIFGECKGSGKTPYQCSCDFIRPDQPTYRCSCPSRQFPCKHCVGLMFAYVMKQPFTIAEPPAALQEKRAKLQEKAQRKETEPAKPKKVNKAALVKKIEAQLDGIDLLEQITRDLIRLGVGNLTSQQASEIKTQAARLGDAYLPGARGALLSYLGLFTDDHGQVGDLPPARAEAIQSEALEHLARLHALVKQGRAYLKQRLDDPNLSLPTDSAIAAWLGHAWQLAELREAGLVETDVELVQLAFRAQDDPARQEFIDSGVWMSLGDGKIRVTQTIRPYKAARYIKSEDSFFQVACVKELCVYPGGVNPRIRWDGMTPRPLQSDDLATIRRHAREDFATLIKEVKASLKSPLADRTPIHALRFARLGKVGGQVVAEDAQGQRLILSDAGIDDDPPSCHLLPLLPPACLADQVMIARFRHDLDARTLRIKPLSIVTPETILRLTF, encoded by the coding sequence ATGATCACCATCGACGAGGCGTTCGTAAACTCATCTGCTCCGAATCCGGACACATCCCAAAACGGACGGTCCTTGGTGTTGAAAGGTCAATTTGTGACCTTGAACATCACGGAAGATCGAACTTTGATCTTTGGCGAATGCAAGGGGAGTGGTAAGACCCCCTATCAATGCTCGTGCGACTTCATCCGGCCCGACCAACCGACCTACCGTTGCTCCTGTCCGAGTCGCCAGTTTCCCTGCAAGCATTGCGTGGGTTTGATGTTCGCCTACGTGATGAAGCAACCGTTCACCATCGCCGAGCCGCCTGCCGCCCTCCAGGAGAAGCGGGCCAAGCTCCAGGAGAAGGCCCAGAGGAAGGAGACCGAGCCGGCCAAGCCCAAAAAGGTCAACAAGGCGGCGCTGGTCAAGAAGATTGAGGCGCAGCTGGATGGCATCGACCTCCTCGAACAAATTACCCGCGACTTGATCCGCCTGGGGGTGGGTAATCTGACCTCCCAGCAAGCCTCCGAGATCAAGACTCAGGCCGCCCGCTTGGGCGACGCTTATTTACCTGGTGCGCGGGGGGCGTTGTTGAGCTATCTGGGTCTGTTCACCGACGACCACGGCCAGGTGGGCGACCTCCCGCCCGCGCGGGCCGAGGCGATCCAGTCCGAGGCGTTGGAACACCTCGCCCGGCTCCACGCCCTGGTCAAACAGGGTCGCGCCTACCTCAAGCAGCGTTTGGACGACCCTAACTTGTCCCTGCCGACCGACTCGGCGATCGCTGCCTGGCTCGGTCACGCCTGGCAACTCGCCGAACTCCGGGAGGCCGGTCTGGTCGAAACCGACGTGGAACTCGTCCAACTCGCCTTCCGCGCTCAGGACGATCCGGCCCGTCAGGAATTCATCGACAGCGGAGTGTGGATGTCGCTAGGCGACGGCAAAATCCGTGTCACCCAGACGATCCGGCCCTACAAGGCAGCACGTTACATCAAGAGCGAGGACAGTTTTTTCCAAGTCGCGTGTGTCAAAGAACTCTGCGTCTACCCCGGCGGCGTCAATCCCCGCATTCGCTGGGACGGGATGACCCCCCGCCCCCTCCAATCCGACGACCTGGCGACGATCCGTCGCCACGCCCGTGAGGATTTCGCCACCCTGATCAAGGAGGTCAAAGCCTCGCTCAAAAGTCCCCTCGCCGACCGCACTCCCATCCACGCGCTGCGGTTCGCGCGTCTGGGCAAAGTGGGCGGCCAAGTCGTGGCTGAGGATGCCCAGGGCCAACGCCTGATCCTTAGCGATGCGGGTATCGACGACGACCCCCCCAGCTGCCACCTCCTCCCCTTGCTTCCCCCCGCTTGCCTGGCTGATCAAGTCATGATCGCCCGTTTCCGTCACGATCTGGACGCCCGCACGCTGCGTATCAAACCGCTGAGCATCGTCACCCCAGAGACCATCCTGCGTCTGACCTTCTAA
- the phnX gene encoding phosphonoacetaldehyde hydrolase, whose protein sequence is MNFYFRRTYRGPLSAVIFDWAGTTVDHGSRAPVAAFQATFEADGVPITVTQARGPMGMAKKDHIREILKLAEVTAAWRAVKGRDWTETDVETLYARFIPLQNEVLPNHSELIPGVASTIGSLRERGLKLGGTTGYDRTMMDVVEPLAAAQGYAVDPGGSVTISEVPAGRPAPWMVFEAMKRLRAWPVEAVVKVGDTRADIEEGLNAGCWTVGVALTGNETGLSAAELDALDPTQRQTLHAQATDNLARAGAHYVIESVATLEPILDAIATRLRAGERP, encoded by the coding sequence ATGAATTTTTATTTTCGACGAACTTATCGGGGTCCGCTGTCCGCCGTGATATTCGACTGGGCGGGCACCACTGTCGATCACGGCTCTCGCGCTCCGGTGGCGGCCTTCCAGGCCACCTTCGAGGCCGACGGGGTCCCCATCACCGTCACTCAAGCACGGGGGCCGATGGGGATGGCCAAGAAGGACCACATCCGTGAAATTCTCAAACTCGCTGAAGTAACCGCCGCGTGGCGGGCGGTCAAGGGGCGCGATTGGACCGAGACCGACGTAGAAACCCTTTACGCTCGGTTCATCCCTTTGCAAAACGAGGTGTTGCCCAACCATTCGGAACTCATCCCCGGCGTGGCCAGCACGATCGGCAGTCTCCGGGAACGCGGTTTGAAGCTCGGCGGCACCACGGGTTACGACCGAACCATGATGGACGTGGTCGAACCACTCGCCGCCGCCCAAGGCTACGCGGTCGATCCCGGCGGTTCGGTCACCATTTCGGAAGTCCCCGCTGGACGCCCCGCACCCTGGATGGTCTTCGAGGCGATGAAACGCCTCCGCGCCTGGCCGGTTGAAGCGGTCGTCAAGGTCGGCGACACCCGCGCCGACATCGAGGAAGGACTCAACGCCGGTTGCTGGACCGTCGGCGTTGCCCTCACCGGCAACGAAACCGGCCTCTCCGCCGCCGAACTTGACGCCCTCGACCCCACCCAACGCCAAACCCTCCACGCCCAAGCCACTGACAACCTCGCCCGCGCCGGCGCGCATTACGTCATCGAATCGGTCGCCACCCTCGAACCCATTCTCGACGCCATCGCCACCCGACTCCGCGCGGGAGAACGACCCTAA